From Camelina sativa cultivar DH55 chromosome 7, Cs, whole genome shotgun sequence, one genomic window encodes:
- the LOC104703604 gene encoding serine carboxypeptidase-like 51 isoform X2, protein MAYHPLAPRWTWSFRGWNRKFSGGWSIRHISQSQKLNLVEESRSLVCVGAGYSFVEENQKELYVKSDEEAAEDLTKLLQQLFNKKQTLNQSPLFIVAESYGGKIAVKLGLSVFELVKSGKLKLHLGGVVLGDSWISPEDFVFSWGPLLKYVSRLDDNGLDLSNSLAEKIRKQIKIGDYVGATLTWMDLESLISNKSNSVDFYNFLLDSGMDPVSLTTSLEMKKQNRIKKYSSYLNGLRSLSDVKEGEEGEEGDLNTLMNGVIKKKLKIIPKDLIWGNNSNDVFAAMYAAFMKPVIEDVDELLAKGINVTIYNGQLDVICSTSGTEAWVHKLKWGGLEEFKNMERKPLYCESDKATRGFTKSYKNLHFYWILGAGHFVPVDEPCVALNMVGEITKSPQL, encoded by the exons ATGGCCTATCATCCTCTGGCTCCAAGGTGGACCT GGAGCTTCAGGGGTTGGAATAGGAAATTTTCAGGAGGTTGGTCCATTAGACACATTTCTCAATCCCAGAAACTCAACTTGGTTGAAGAAAGCCGATCTCTTGTTTGTG TTGGGGCAGGGTACAGTTTCGTGGAGGAGAATCAAAAGGAATTGTATGTGAAAAGTGATGAAGAAGCAGCAGAGGATTTGACCAAACTGTTGCAACAACTCTTCAACAAAAAACAGACATTAAACCAAAGCCCTCTCTTCATTGTTGCTGAATCTTATGGTGGCAAAATCGCGGTTAAGCTCGGTTTATCGGTTTTCGAATTGGTTAAATCTGGCAAGTTGAAGCTTCATCTAGGAG GAGTGGTTTTGGGAGATAGTTGGATATCCCCTGAAGATTTTGTG TTTTCATGGGGACCTCTTCTCAAGTATGTCTCTAGGCTTGATGACAATGGCTTGGATCTCTCAAATAG CTTAGCCgaaaagataagaaaacaaataaagattggTGACTACGTCGGAGCCACGCTAACGTGGATGGATCTTGAATCCTTGATTAGCAACAAATCCAATTCCGTC GATTTTTACAACTTTCTATTGGATTCTGGCATGGACCCTGTCTCGCTTACAACGAGTttagaaatgaaaaaacaaaatagaataaaaaagtATTCGAGCTACTTAAAtggtttgagaagtttgagTGACGTAAAagaaggagaggaaggagaggaaggaGACCTTAACACATTAATGAACGGCGTTAttaagaagaagctcaagatcATTCCCAAAGACCTCAT ATGGGGGAACAATTCAAATGACGTGTTTGCAGCGATGTATGCTGCTTTTATGAAACCCGTAATCGAAGAC GTCGATGAGCTTCTTGCCAAGGGGATAAATGTGACCATCTATAATGGTCAA CTTGATGTTATCTGCTCAACAAGTGGAACTGAAGCATGGGTTCACAAGCTCAA GTGGGGAGGGCTAGAAGAATTCAAGAATATGGAAAGAAAGCCATTATACTGTGAAAGTGACAAAGCAACAAGAGGCTTTACCAAATCATACAAAAATCTCCATTTCTATTGGATTCTTGGTGCTGGTCATTTT gtacCAGTAGATGAGCCATGTGTTGCATTAAACATGGTTGGAGAGATAACCAAGTCACCACAACTTTGA
- the LOC104703606 gene encoding uncharacterized protein LOC104703606 isoform X2 — translation MEEPKWLEGLLRAHFFSICPQHREMPRNECNMFCLSCQNAAFCFYCRSSFHIDHPVLQIRRSSYHDVVRVSEIESAMDIRGVQTYVINSARVLFLNERPQPKNSSHGAAYSNPKTMSYLCETCCRTLLDPFRFCSLGCKVEGMRKNKEEEEERLRKERQQETHKGTHPPTHTSNSRRRKGIPHRAPFAS, via the exons ATGGAGGAGCCAAAATGGCTGGAAGGTCTCTTAAGAGCACACTTCTTCAGCATTTGTCCTCAACACCGCGAGATGCCGCGGAATGAGTGCAACATGTTCTGCCTCTCCTgtcaaaacgctgcgttttgctTCTACTGCCGCTCCTCCTTCCACATTGACCACCCCGTCCTTCAG ATAAGAAGATCGTCGTATCATGATGTGGTGAGAGTATCCGAGATAGAGAGTGCAATGGACATAAGAGGAGTGCAAACTTATGTCATCAACAGCGCGAGGGTTCTCTTCTTAAACGAGAGACCTCAGCCTAAGAACTCCTCTCATGGCGCCGCCTATTCCAACCCAAAAACCATGTCCTACTTATGTGAGACATGTTGCAGAACCCTTCTTGATCCCTTTCGCTTCTGTTCCTTGGGTTGCAAG GTTGAAGGAATGAGGAAGAataaggaagaggaagaagaaagattgcGTAAAGAAAGACAACAAGAAACGCACAAAGGCACGCATCCTCCAACTCATACCTCTAATTCTAGGCGACGAAAAGGCATTCCTCATAGAGCACCTTTTGCCTCCTAA
- the LOC104703606 gene encoding uncharacterized protein LOC104703606 isoform X1: MSATCSASPVKTLRFASTAAPPSTLTTPSFRSTIFSTHIAYLYHFSLNPILYRSLARRQIRRSSYHDVVRVSEIESAMDIRGVQTYVINSARVLFLNERPQPKNSSHGAAYSNPKTMSYLCETCCRTLLDPFRFCSLGCKVEGMRKNKEEEEERLRKERQQETHKGTHPPTHTSNSRRRKGIPHRAPFAS; the protein is encoded by the exons ATGAGTGCAACATGTTCTGCCTCTCCTgtcaaaacgctgcgttttgctTCTACTGCCGCTCCTCCTTCCACATTGACCACCCCGTCCTTCAGGTCCACCATCTTCTCAACACACATTGCATACTTATATCACTTTTCACTCAACCCAATTCTTTATCGATCTTTGGCACGGAGACAGATAAGAAGATCGTCGTATCATGATGTGGTGAGAGTATCCGAGATAGAGAGTGCAATGGACATAAGAGGAGTGCAAACTTATGTCATCAACAGCGCGAGGGTTCTCTTCTTAAACGAGAGACCTCAGCCTAAGAACTCCTCTCATGGCGCCGCCTATTCCAACCCAAAAACCATGTCCTACTTATGTGAGACATGTTGCAGAACCCTTCTTGATCCCTTTCGCTTCTGTTCCTTGGGTTGCAAG GTTGAAGGAATGAGGAAGAataaggaagaggaagaagaaagattgcGTAAAGAAAGACAACAAGAAACGCACAAAGGCACGCATCCTCCAACTCATACCTCTAATTCTAGGCGACGAAAAGGCATTCCTCATAGAGCACCTTTTGCCTCCTAA
- the LOC104703604 gene encoding serine carboxypeptidase-like 51 isoform X1 gives MKNTSVVHLVILCLIVSCTNGETKPERSNSDGSESWGYVEVRPKAHMFWWHYKSPYRVEDPSKPWPIILWLQGGPGASGVGIGNFQEVGPLDTFLNPRNSTWLKKADLLFVDSPVGAGYSFVEENQKELYVKSDEEAAEDLTKLLQQLFNKKQTLNQSPLFIVAESYGGKIAVKLGLSVFELVKSGKLKLHLGGVVLGDSWISPEDFVFSWGPLLKYVSRLDDNGLDLSNSLAEKIRKQIKIGDYVGATLTWMDLESLISNKSNSVDFYNFLLDSGMDPVSLTTSLEMKKQNRIKKYSSYLNGLRSLSDVKEGEEGEEGDLNTLMNGVIKKKLKIIPKDLIWGNNSNDVFAAMYAAFMKPVIEDVDELLAKGINVTIYNGQLDVICSTSGTEAWVHKLKWGGLEEFKNMERKPLYCESDKATRGFTKSYKNLHFYWILGAGHFVPVDEPCVALNMVGEITKSPQL, from the exons ATGAAGAACACGTCAGTTGTTCATCTGGTGATTCTGTGTCTCATTGTGTCATGTACCAATGGAGAAACCAAACCTGAAAGAAGCAACTCCGATGGATCCGAATCTTGGGGATACGTCGAAGTTAGACCAA AAGCACACATGTTTTGGTGGCATTATAAAAGTCCATATAGAGTTGAAGATCCTTCCAAACCATGGCCTATCATCCTCTGGCTCCAAGGTGGACCT GGAGCTTCAGGGGTTGGAATAGGAAATTTTCAGGAGGTTGGTCCATTAGACACATTTCTCAATCCCAGAAACTCAACTTGGTTGAAGAAAGCCGATCTCTTGTTTGTG GATAGTCCAGTTGGGGCAGGGTACAGTTTCGTGGAGGAGAATCAAAAGGAATTGTATGTGAAAAGTGATGAAGAAGCAGCAGAGGATTTGACCAAACTGTTGCAACAACTCTTCAACAAAAAACAGACATTAAACCAAAGCCCTCTCTTCATTGTTGCTGAATCTTATGGTGGCAAAATCGCGGTTAAGCTCGGTTTATCGGTTTTCGAATTGGTTAAATCTGGCAAGTTGAAGCTTCATCTAGGAG GAGTGGTTTTGGGAGATAGTTGGATATCCCCTGAAGATTTTGTG TTTTCATGGGGACCTCTTCTCAAGTATGTCTCTAGGCTTGATGACAATGGCTTGGATCTCTCAAATAG CTTAGCCgaaaagataagaaaacaaataaagattggTGACTACGTCGGAGCCACGCTAACGTGGATGGATCTTGAATCCTTGATTAGCAACAAATCCAATTCCGTC GATTTTTACAACTTTCTATTGGATTCTGGCATGGACCCTGTCTCGCTTACAACGAGTttagaaatgaaaaaacaaaatagaataaaaaagtATTCGAGCTACTTAAAtggtttgagaagtttgagTGACGTAAAagaaggagaggaaggagaggaaggaGACCTTAACACATTAATGAACGGCGTTAttaagaagaagctcaagatcATTCCCAAAGACCTCAT ATGGGGGAACAATTCAAATGACGTGTTTGCAGCGATGTATGCTGCTTTTATGAAACCCGTAATCGAAGAC GTCGATGAGCTTCTTGCCAAGGGGATAAATGTGACCATCTATAATGGTCAA CTTGATGTTATCTGCTCAACAAGTGGAACTGAAGCATGGGTTCACAAGCTCAA GTGGGGAGGGCTAGAAGAATTCAAGAATATGGAAAGAAAGCCATTATACTGTGAAAGTGACAAAGCAACAAGAGGCTTTACCAAATCATACAAAAATCTCCATTTCTATTGGATTCTTGGTGCTGGTCATTTT gtacCAGTAGATGAGCCATGTGTTGCATTAAACATGGTTGGAGAGATAACCAAGTCACCACAACTTTGA